The following proteins are encoded in a genomic region of Cricetulus griseus strain 17A/GY chromosome 7, alternate assembly CriGri-PICRH-1.0, whole genome shotgun sequence:
- the Tm4sf5 gene encoding transmembrane 4 L6 family member 5: MCTGKCARCLGLSLIPLSLICIVANALLLVPDGKTTWTNDNLSLQVWLMGGFIGGGLMVLCPGIAAVRAGGKGCCGAGCCGNRCRMLRSVFSSAFGVLGAIYCLSVSGTGLRIGPKCLINGQWDYHFQETQGSYLRNKTLWDLCEEPPHVVPWNVTLFSLLVVASSLEIVLCGIQLVNAIIGVLCGDCRKKVGTHGGTEY; this comes from the exons ATGTGTACAGGAAAGTGTGCGCGTTGCCTGGGGCTCTCTCTCATCCCGCTCTCCCTGATCTGCATTGTGGCCAATGCCCTCCTGCTGGTACCTGATGGGAAGACCACCTGGACCAACGACAACCTCAGCTTGCAAGTCTGGCTTATGGGTGGCTTCATTGGAGGAGGCCTGATG GTACTGTGTCCGGGAATTGCAGCAGTCCGGGCAGGGGGGAAGGGCTGCTGTGGTGCAGGTTGCTGTGGAAATCGCTGCAGG ATGCTTCGCTCTGTCTTCTCCTCTGCCTTTGGGGTGCTTGGCGCCATCTACTGCCTCTCAGTGTCAGGAACCGGGCTCCGAATCGGACCCAAATGCTTAATAAACGGCCAGTGGGACTATCACTTCCAAGAAACCCA AGGCTCTTACTTGCGCAATAAAACTCTATGGGATTTATGTGAGGAGCCACCTCATGTGGTACCCTGGAACGTGACGCTCTTCTCTCTGCTGGTGGTTGCCTCAAGTCTGGAAATAGTGCTGTGTGGAATACAGCTGGTGAATGCGATCATTGGTGTATTGTGTGGCGATTGTCGGAAAAAGGTGGGAACGCATGGG GGCACAGAATACTGA